From the Anoplopoma fimbria isolate UVic2021 breed Golden Eagle Sablefish chromosome 14, Afim_UVic_2022, whole genome shotgun sequence genome, one window contains:
- the taok3b gene encoding serine/threonine-protein kinase TAO3, with the protein MSGYKRMRRQHQKQLIALENRLKAEMDEHRLRLQKELETHANNTYIELERLAKRHSAQTDKEIKSVASEERRIQQQIVAQQKKELTSFLENQKKEYRLCKDKIKEEMSEDPCTPKEEKQERLSRHKETIQRSQAEEEAHLLAQQRLVYDRSCRALKRRSLVRKHEFEQEQLREELNKKRTQKEMEHALMIRQDESTQDMERRQLQMLQKLRIELMRLQHQTELENQEEYNGRRQRELHRKHTLEQRQQPRNLKMLEMQIKKQFQDTCKVQNKQYKALRNHQLEVSPKGDHKIILKSLKEEQTRKLAILAEQYEQSINEMMASQAMRLDAEQETECQALKQQLKQEMELLDAYQRKTKSQMETQHEREQQKLEQKVSIRRAHLEQKIEEELAALQKERTERIKHLLERQDREINTFDTESRSLGFGSLESLDFPKEDNR; encoded by the exons ATGTCTGGGTATAAGCGCATGCGGCGGCAGCACCAGAAGCAGCTGATCGCCCTGGAGAACAGGCTAAAGGCCGAGATGGATGAGCATAGGCTCCGGTTGCAGAAGGAATTAGAGACACATGCGAACAACACTTACATTGAGCTGGAAAGACTGGCCAAACGCCACTCTGctcaaacagacaaagag ATAAAGTCAGTTGCATCTGAAGAGAGGAGGATCCAGCAACAGATTGTTGCTCAGCAAAAGAAAGAGCTGACTTCTTTCTTAGAGAATCAGAAAAAGGAGTACAGGCTTTGCAAAGACAAGATCAAAGAA GAGATGAGTGAAGACCCTTGTACACCCaaggaggagaagcaggagcGTCTGTCCAGGCACAAAGAAACAATACAGCGCTCCCAGGCGGAGGAGGAAGCTCATCTGTTGGCCCAGCAGAGGCTGGTCTACGACCGGAGCTGCAGGGCCCTTAAACGCCGGAGTCTGGTCAGAAAGCACGAGTTTGAACAGGAGCAACTGAGAGAG GAGCTGAACAAGAAGAGGACCCAGAAGGAGATGGAACATGCCTTGATGATCCGGCAGGACGAGTCCACCCAGGACATGGAGCGCCGGCAGCTGCAGATGCTGCAGAAGCTGCGTATTGAACTCATGCGGCTGCAGCACCAGACCGAGCTGGAGAACCAGGAGGAGTACAACGGCCGGCGGCAGAGAGAACTACACAGGAAACACACTCTGGAGCAGCGGCAGCAGCCCAGAAACCTCAAG ATGCTGGAGATGCAGATCAAGAAACAGTTCCAGGATACCTGCAAGGTGCAGAACAAGCAGTACAAAGCTCTTAGGAACCATCAGCTAGAGGTATCTCCCAAAGGCGACCACAAGATTATCCTGAAGAGCCTAAAAGAGGAGCAGACACGCAAGTTGGCCATTCTGGCTGAGCAGTATGAGCAGAGCATCAACGAGATGATGGCTTCACAAGCG ATGCGATTGGACGCAGAGCAGGAAACAGAGTGCCAAGCCctgaagcagcagctgaagCAGGAGATGGAGCTCCTGGACGCCTACCAGAGAAAAACCAAGTCACAGATGGAGACCCAACACGAGCGAGAGCAGCAGAAACTTGAGCAGAAGGTCTCCATACGCAGAGCGCACCTTGAACAGAAG ATTGAAGAGGAACTGGCTGCACTTCAGAAGGAACGCACTGAAAGGATCAAGCACTTGTTGGAGCGTCAGGACAGAGAAATTAACACTTTTGACACAGAAAGTAGAAGCCTCGGCTTTGGAAGCCTGGAATCTCTGGACTTCCCCAAAGAAGACAACAGATGA
- the LOC129102295 gene encoding heat shock protein beta-1-like — protein sequence MGEQNKILSRPIFRRDVGWEPFPNWTQPSRIFSQDFGLPPFLDPSDLDWIEWSKRRLASFSWPGYAQTPLLPPFSGQHPAALNQKGPRQLASGVSEIQTGQDSWKINLDVNHFSPEEITITTKEGYLQISGNHEERQDDHGSVSRCFTRKYKLPQGVDLQHISSSLSGDGVLSIEAPAPGTSISNPPNEIVVPVQIRQKQDGEK from the exons ATGGgggagcaaaataaaatattatccCGTCCCATTTTCCGCCGGGATGTGGGCTGGGAGCCTTTCCCAAACTGGACGCAGCCGAGCCGAATCTTCTCCCAGGATTTTGGCCTCCCTCCTTTCCTGGACCCAAGTGATCTGGACTGGATAGAATGGTCCAAGAGGAGACTGGCATCTTTCTCCTGGCCTGGCTACGCACAAACTCCACTTCTGCCTCCATTCAGTGGTCAGCACCCTGCGGCGTTGAACCAAAAAGGTCCGAGGCAACTAGCAAGTGGGGTGTCAGAGATCCAAACGGGGCAGGACAGCTGGAAGATTAACCTGGACGTCAATCACTTCTCGCCTGAGGAAATTACAATCACAACCAAGGAAGGTTATTTACAAATATCAG GAAATCATGAAGAAAGGCAGGATGATCATGGATCAGTTTCAAGGTGCTTCACCCGGAAATACAA ACTGCCACAGGGGGTGGACTTGCAGCACATCAGCTCTTCGCTGTCTGGTGATGGAGTCCTGTCCATAGAGGCCCCCGCTCCAGGGACATCCATCAGCAACCCACCCAATGAGATTGTCGTACCGGTTCAGATCAGACAGAAGCAGGACGGTGAAAAGTGA
- the tescb gene encoding tescalcin b — protein sequence MGALQSSPGRPEYVDLAEKTGFSFEQIGVLHKRFKQLSHNEETLVREHFSKIPDLECNPIRSQIIEAFFDRRNFRQNGEGTVEEIGFKEFLLVMSHFRPPSLHVTEEQRERVRRDKLRFLFNMHDTDNDGTITLEEYRHVVEELLSLSEALEKDSAKSIADAAMLEVASISMGHMEPDEFYEGITFEHFLKLLNGFEIESRMNVRFLYMDTTTLCK from the exons ATGGGAGCGTTACAGTCCTCACCTGGCCGACCAGAGTACGTTGATCTGGCGGAAAAGACGGGTT TTTCATTTGAGCAGATTGGAGTCCTCCATAAAAGATTCAAGCAATTGAGCCACAATGAAGAAACTCTGGt GAGAGAACACTTCAGCAAAATCCCTGATCTTGAATGCAACCCCATCCGGTCTCAAATCATAGAGGCCTTCTTTGACAGAAG AAACTTTCGTCAGAATGGCGAGGGTACTGTTGAGGAGATCGGCTTCAAGGAGTTTCTGTTGGTCATGTCCCATTTCAGACCCCCCTCACTGCACGTAACAGAGGAGCAGCGTGAGAGAGTCAGGAGGGATAAACTGAGAT ttttattcaacatgcaTGACACGGACAACGATGGGACGATAACCCTGGAGGAATACAGACAC gtggtggaggagctgctATCTCTCAGCGAGGCCCTGGAGAAGGATTCAGCCAAAAGCATAGCCGATGCAGCCATGTTGGAAGTGGCCAGTATCTCAATGGGTCATATG GAACCCGATGAGTTCTATGAGGGAATCACATTTGAGCATTTTCTCAAG ttgcTGAATGGCTTTGAGATTGAATCAAGAATGAACGTTCGCTTCTTGTACATGGACACAACAACCTTGTGTAAGTGA
- the m17 gene encoding IL-6 subfamily cytokine M17 has product MNGHVKSMRFQKFMEPATTLLSFLLVMAVHSTRTVEASRNQRGGDSLQQALALSRLVQKDSADLIKTYKASQGELPDFFCKGPVNDVPDPNISGLEPSEKLLSVYTHLQDFFPHLKRVYEQQTDLQSPDSPLLIVFPRLRANSRNLATLINNSYQSLFPNLPVPEPAGGPTTLPPPQNVFQQKIYGCVVLKTYKQLLSNVSRELRTLKNKF; this is encoded by the exons ATGAATGGTCATGTAAAGAGCATGCGTTTTCAAAAGTTTATGGAACCAGCTACAA ctttaCTCTCTTTCCTGCTGGTTATGGCGGTTCATTCAACAAGAACTGTGGAAGCAAGCAGAAACCAGCGTGGTGGGGATTCACTGCAGCAGGCTTTGGCGCTATCCAGACTCGTACAGAAGGACTCTGCCGACCTAATCAAAACATAT aaagCCTCTCAAGGAGAACTACCAGACTTCTTCTGCAAGGGGCCAGTTAATGATGTCCCCGACCCCAACATCTCCGGCCTGGAGCCCTCAGAGAAGCTACTGAGCGTCTACACACATCTCCAAGACTTCTTCCCGCATTTAAAACGGGTGTACGAGCAGCAGACGGACTTACAGTCACCCGATAGCCCACTGCTGATAGTCTTCCCCCGTTTGAGGGCTAACAGCAGGAACCTCGCAACTCTCATAAACAATTCCTATCAGAGCCTCTTCCCAAACCTGCCAGTACCAGAGCCAGCAGGAGGGCCGACAACACTACCTCCACCTCAGAACGTATTCCAGCAGAAGATCTACGGCTGTGTGGTCCTGAAGACCTACAAGCAGTTGCTGTCGAATGTTTCTCGAGAGCTGAGGACTCTGAAGAACAAATTTTGA